The Gemmatimonas aurantiaca T-27 DNA segment CGCGCGCGGAATGGGCAACCGGTGCAGCGCCCATGAGGCCGATACCTGCGCGGCCCCTGATGGGGACGCAGGGGACGGCGGGTTCCTATCCGGGTCCTCGTCGATGGCATCGGCGATCTGACGCTCCAGCCAGCGCTCGAAGTCCACGACGCTGCGGCTGGCGCAGCGGGGTAGGGCCGCCATCACGCGCGCCGTCGCCTCCGCGACCATCCATTCGACATCGAACGGTGGCATCAGCAGATCGCCATCCGCGGTGTCGGCGCTCTCCCCGACCTGCGGCGAACCGAGTTGCTCAACGTACGCGCGAACGCGCTGCGCGATCAGCGCCGCGAGCCATTGCTTCGCCGCCAGCGCCTGCGAGTACGACGCGTCTCGCGACGCGAGGAACAAGGTGAAAACCCCGCATCCGGTCTCGACCAACAGACCGATGGCGGCGAACGCCGCACGACGACGATTGGTGTGCCTCTTGGCCATGTGAACCTCCGTGAGGTAGTGGTAGTCCCGGCCGTGGTGACCGGGACCCCAGCGTGTGTGCATGTGATCGGGGGCGCCGCGTCAGGCGGCGGCGGGCGTGTCGTCGGCAGCGACGGTCGTCCTGGCGGCGCCCGTTTGGGCGTTGAGCAGCGCGCCGCTGAGCCGTGGCCCCAACTCCCGTGGCACCGTGTCGATCTCGCCGATGTTCGGGATGGCCTCGCGCGTGCGAACGCCCAGTTCCTCCATCCGTCGAGCGATGGGGAGGAGTCGCGATTCCAGCGACCCAGTGAGCGCATTGTATGCCGTCACACAGTCGCTCAGCGCGCGCTGCACGTGGCACACATGCCCGAGCACAACGCCCAGGCGGCCCAGTAGATCGGCCCCGATCTTCTCGATCTCCGCCGCCCGCTGATCACGCCCGTCCTGTCGCCACAACTGCTCCACCGCACTCAGCACGATCAACAGCGAGGCCGGCGACACGAGATGCACTTGTTGGCTGGCCGCGTGCTGCAACAGCTTCGGATCGCGACGGAAGGCCGCGTCCAGCACCGCATCGGCCGGAACGAATAGCAGCACGCCGTCGAGCAGCACCCGATCCGGTACCACGGCGGACACTCGTGCGGGGTAGCTCTTGCTCGCGAGTTGATCGATGTGCAAGCGCAGCGCCTTGGCGTGGCGGTCGAGCAGCGCGGACTTCTCGCTCTGCGACGACGCGTGCTGGGCGTCCAACAAGTGCTGTAGCGGCGCCTTGCTGTCGACGACGATGGCCCGCCCCTGCGGCAGCAACAGCACCGCATCGGGCCGGAACAGTCCCTCCTCCCCGCGCAGGGCGGGCTGCATCACGTAGTGCACCCGCTCTTGGAGGCCGGCCGCCTCCAGCGCGCGCTGCAGCGTCCACTCCCCGTACCGTCCGCGTACCTGCGATACGCGCAACACGTCCTGCAGCTTGCGCGTCTCCTCTCGATGTGCACGGTGCTCGTCGTTGAGGCTCTGCACGAGTGTCACCAGGCGCGAGAACTCTGCCGCGCTGCGGGTGTCGGTGGCGACGGAGGTATCGGCCAGTCGCTGCAACGTCTCGTGTACCGGCTGCAGCTCGACGTGCAATCGTTCGTTCCGCTCCGCGGTCGCCGCCTCGTACGCGGCACGAATCGCCTCACTCTCAGAACTGGCGCGGCGTTCGAGCGCCGCGGTGGTCGCCTGGAATGCTGTCGCCTGTTGCTGCAGCAGGCGGTCCCCCAGTTCACTGGACAACTGCTGCAGGGCCGCCCGCTGGGCCTCGGCGGCCTCGCGCGTCGCGTGCAGGCTGGCTTCGAGCTGTGCGCGCTCGAGTATTGCGGCGTCCTCCCGGGCGCGAGCCTCGGCCAGTTCGGTCTCCATCCGCACACGCTCGGCGTCGCGATGGGCCGTGGCGGTCTTGGTGCGGTGCTTGAGCACTCTGACGGCGATGATGCCCACCACGGCGACGAGCACCGCGGTTAACCCGGTGATGATTCCTATAGGGGTATCGTTGAAGACAACTCCTTTGCATGGGTGATGCGTCGTAGGACCCGGTGTGGTCCCGCAAGAGAGCATAGCGGATTGAGGGCCCGCTGTAGCACGACGCGACGGCGAGGCCGAACGACAGCATGCGGGGCGATACTCGGGGGCGCCGCGTGCGGAGATTGCGCAACCGGAAACGATGACCGGGGAGGTATCGTCGTCGTGATCCGTCCCGCTGTGGTGCCGCCGTTGCTGTCCGTACATCGCGCGGGTGGCGGTCAGCAGGGCGGTGCGGGTACGCTCGGCCCATGACCGCTTTGCCTCCTCGCCGCCGCCGGGCCGCCGTCCTCCCACCGGGACGCCTGACGTTTCGCGAGATCGCCGCCCTCCTTGGCATCTCGGTGATCACCCTCCGCCGCCGCGTGCGTCCGGTTGGCGACCAGGCGACACGCCGGCTCTGGGCCCAGCGACTCGACCTCAAGCGTCGACAACGCGGGGACTCACTGCCGGTGTATCACGCCTGCCGCCGACGGGTCGAGGAGTGGGGGCCGGAGATCACCGGCACGGACCCACCGGTCACGGACTAGCCCGGGGCGTGTTGCGGGGAACGTGCCGGTACGTCATCTCTCTGTTCGGTATTCGCGAACAGTGAACCGAGGAGCCCATGACCGCCGACGCGCTGCACGCCTTGGATGTGGGGCGCGCCCTCCGGCTCGCCGAGAGCCCGGTGGCCGACTTTCGCACGTTCGCCGACGACCTGTCGTTGAGCGTCAGCACCGCGCATGCCGC contains these protein-coding regions:
- a CDS encoding winged helix-turn-helix domain-containing protein; the protein is MTALPPRRRRAAVLPPGRLTFREIAALLGISVITLRRRVRPVGDQATRRLWAQRLDLKRRQRGDSLPVYHACRRRVEEWGPEITGTDPPVTD
- a CDS encoding DNA recombination protein RmuC, encoding MLVAVVGIIAVRVLKHRTKTATAHRDAERVRMETELAEARAREDAAILERAQLEASLHATREAAEAQRAALQQLSSELGDRLLQQQATAFQATTAALERRASSESEAIRAAYEAATAERNERLHVELQPVHETLQRLADTSVATDTRSAAEFSRLVTLVQSLNDEHRAHREETRKLQDVLRVSQVRGRYGEWTLQRALEAAGLQERVHYVMQPALRGEEGLFRPDAVLLLPQGRAIVVDSKAPLQHLLDAQHASSQSEKSALLDRHAKALRLHIDQLASKSYPARVSAVVPDRVLLDGVLLFVPADAVLDAAFRRDPKLLQHAASQQVHLVSPASLLIVLSAVEQLWRQDGRDQRAAEIEKIGADLLGRLGVVLGHVCHVQRALSDCVTAYNALTGSLESRLLPIARRMEELGVRTREAIPNIGEIDTVPRELGPRLSGALLNAQTGAARTTVAADDTPAAA
- a CDS encoding sigma factor-like helix-turn-helix DNA-binding protein, with the translated sequence MAKRHTNRRRAAFAAIGLLVETGCGVFTLFLASRDASYSQALAAKQWLAALIAQRVRAYVEQLGSPQVGESADTADGDLLMPPFDVEWMVAEATARVMAALPRCASRSVVDFERWLERQIADAIDEDPDRNPPSPASPSGAAQVSASWALHRLPIPRAQRDALVTAVLQELTPQEREVLKAMQEPTASWVDVAERLGLSLFAAKRLHRHADDRAHEIAVRLAAQAAGVASTPAHAAAA